The following are from one region of the Streptomyces fradiae genome:
- a CDS encoding LuxR C-terminal-related transcriptional regulator, with product MSDGTEAVTEDGAAADAGRRVRVVLVDDHRMFRTGVQAEIGRTDVTGVEVVGEAADVDQAVTVITATRPEVVLLDVHLPGGGGVEVLRRCAGLMAAAENPVRFLALSVSDAAEDVIGVIRGGARGYVTKTITGTDLVDSIFRVQEGDAVFSPRLAGFVLDAFASTDAPPVDEDLDRLTQREREVLRLIARGYAYKEIAKQLFISVKTVESHVSAVLRKLQLSNRHELTRWAAARRLV from the coding sequence ATGAGCGACGGGACCGAGGCCGTGACCGAAGACGGGGCGGCGGCGGACGCGGGGCGCCGGGTGCGGGTCGTGCTCGTCGACGACCACCGCATGTTCCGCACCGGGGTGCAGGCCGAGATCGGCCGCACCGATGTGACGGGCGTCGAGGTGGTCGGCGAGGCCGCCGACGTCGACCAGGCGGTCACCGTGATCACCGCCACCCGACCCGAGGTCGTCCTCCTCGACGTGCACCTGCCGGGCGGCGGCGGCGTCGAGGTGCTGCGCCGCTGCGCCGGCCTGATGGCGGCGGCCGAGAACCCGGTCCGCTTCCTGGCCCTCTCCGTGTCCGACGCGGCCGAGGACGTCATCGGGGTGATCCGGGGCGGCGCCCGCGGCTATGTCACCAAGACGATCACCGGCACCGACCTGGTCGACTCGATCTTCCGGGTCCAGGAGGGCGACGCGGTGTTCTCGCCGCGCCTCGCGGGCTTCGTCCTGGACGCCTTCGCGTCGACCGACGCCCCGCCGGTGGACGAGGACCTCGACCGGCTCACCCAGCGGGAGCGCGAGGTGCTGCGGCTGATCGCCCGCGGCTACGCGTACAAGGAGATCGCCAAGCAGCTCTTCATCTCGGTGAAGACGGTCGAGTCCCATGTCTCGGCGGTGCTGCGCAAGCTCCAGCTGTCCAACCGGCACGAGCTGACCCGCTGGGCCGCCGCCCGCCGCCTCGTCTGA
- a CDS encoding NlpC/P60 family protein has protein sequence MAAHRRPKQSPLGGQAVRTAATLALASAATATVFEGSGHAAPNPTPAQVKAQVDRLYEEAEVATEKYNGAKEQADAARAGFDRLRDEAARRTERLNRSRDALGAVAAAQYRSGGLDPAIQLALTSDPDQYLERAALAEKAGDRQAAALTAVRRELTAVRQLRAQSEGRLTELRAHEAELRRQKTTVQTKLDAARTLLARLTAEERARYEAAVAAGSHDAAGASSAGPAAADRADRAGTLRGPISAPTSRAAAAISFARAQLGKPYVWGATGPSAYDCSGLTQAAWRAAGVSLPRTTYTQINAGRRVSRSELAPGDLVFFYSGISHVGLYIGGGQMIHAPRPGAPVRVAPIDEMPFAGATRVG, from the coding sequence GTGGCAGCACACCGCAGGCCCAAGCAGTCCCCCCTCGGCGGCCAGGCCGTCCGCACCGCCGCCACCCTGGCCCTCGCCTCGGCGGCCACCGCGACCGTCTTCGAAGGCTCCGGGCACGCAGCGCCCAACCCCACTCCGGCGCAGGTCAAGGCCCAGGTCGACCGGCTGTACGAGGAGGCCGAGGTCGCGACCGAGAAGTACAACGGGGCGAAGGAGCAGGCCGACGCGGCACGGGCCGGCTTCGACCGGCTGCGCGACGAGGCCGCCCGGCGGACCGAGCGGCTCAACCGCTCCCGCGACGCGCTCGGCGCGGTCGCCGCCGCGCAGTACCGCTCCGGCGGGCTCGACCCGGCCATCCAGCTCGCGCTGACCTCGGACCCGGACCAGTACCTGGAGCGGGCCGCGCTCGCCGAGAAGGCCGGGGACCGGCAGGCCGCCGCCCTCACCGCGGTACGGCGTGAGCTCACCGCCGTCCGACAGCTGCGGGCCCAGTCCGAGGGCCGGCTGACGGAGCTGCGGGCGCACGAGGCCGAGCTGCGCCGGCAGAAGACCACCGTGCAGACCAAGCTGGACGCCGCGCGGACCCTGCTCGCCCGGCTCACCGCCGAGGAACGGGCCCGCTACGAGGCCGCCGTCGCCGCCGGCAGCCACGACGCGGCGGGCGCCTCCTCCGCCGGCCCGGCCGCCGCGGACCGGGCCGACCGGGCGGGCACCTTGCGCGGGCCGATCTCCGCCCCGACCAGCCGCGCCGCGGCGGCCATCTCCTTCGCCCGGGCGCAGCTCGGCAAGCCGTACGTGTGGGGCGCGACCGGGCCGTCCGCCTACGACTGCTCGGGGCTCACCCAGGCCGCCTGGCGGGCGGCCGGGGTGTCGCTGCCGCGCACCACCTACACCCAGATCAACGCCGGCCGCCGGGTCTCCCGCTCCGAACTGGCCCCCGGCGACCTGGTGTTCTTCTACTCCGGCATCAGCCACGTCGGCCTCTACATCGGCGGCGGCCAGATGATCCACGCCCCGCGCCCGGGCGCCCCGGTGCGGGTCGCCCCGATCGACGAGATGCCCTTCGCGGGCGCGACCCGGGTGGGGTGA
- a CDS encoding PspC domain-containing protein, whose protein sequence is MSASARVTDLDEPPVRKLYRSADGRWLGGVARGLAGHLGLPVIWVRAFFVALMLADGLGALLYAVFWIVVPLGVGGRSAPRPMFETTPDGRKRLRKPDRGQVFALIALAVGISAFVGNLNVDKQAGRYIWPSLLIGVGVVLVWRQADNARRASWTDPGRRRRVFQLARGLVGVGLVGTGLAVFMVVRGSAAQLGTALTAAVAVLTGIALLAGPWLVRMSQDLGEERTLRIRAQERAEVAAHVHDSVLHTLTLIQRNAEDPGEVRRLARAQERELRNWLYKPEGTGKDEDEEPSTLAEAVKRAAAEVEDKHGVPLEVVVVGDCPLDEKLGAQMQAAREAMVNAAKYGGEGGPVQVYAEVEGRMVFVSVRDRGPGFDLDAVPDDRMGVRESIIGRMQRNGGSARLRSVPGGGTEVELEMERADG, encoded by the coding sequence ATGTCCGCATCCGCTCGTGTCACCGACCTCGACGAACCGCCCGTGCGCAAGCTCTACCGCAGCGCCGACGGCCGGTGGCTCGGCGGTGTCGCGCGCGGTCTCGCCGGACACCTCGGCCTGCCGGTGATCTGGGTCCGCGCGTTCTTCGTGGCCCTCATGCTCGCCGACGGCCTCGGAGCGCTGCTGTACGCGGTGTTCTGGATCGTCGTCCCGCTCGGCGTCGGCGGCCGCTCCGCGCCCCGCCCGATGTTCGAGACCACCCCCGACGGCCGCAAACGGCTCCGCAAGCCCGACCGCGGCCAGGTCTTCGCGCTGATCGCGCTGGCCGTCGGCATCTCCGCCTTCGTCGGCAACCTCAACGTGGACAAGCAGGCCGGCCGCTACATCTGGCCCTCGCTGCTGATCGGCGTCGGCGTCGTCCTCGTCTGGCGGCAGGCCGACAACGCGCGGCGGGCCAGCTGGACCGACCCAGGCCGGCGTCGCCGGGTCTTCCAGCTCGCGCGCGGCCTCGTCGGCGTCGGCCTGGTCGGCACCGGACTCGCCGTCTTCATGGTGGTCCGCGGCTCCGCCGCCCAGCTCGGCACCGCGCTGACCGCCGCCGTCGCCGTGCTCACCGGCATAGCCCTGCTCGCCGGGCCCTGGCTGGTGCGCATGTCGCAGGACCTCGGCGAGGAGCGGACGCTGCGCATCCGCGCCCAGGAGCGTGCCGAGGTCGCCGCCCACGTCCACGACTCGGTGCTGCACACCCTCACCCTGATCCAGCGCAACGCCGAGGACCCGGGCGAGGTGCGCCGGCTCGCCCGCGCCCAGGAGCGGGAGCTGCGGAACTGGCTGTACAAGCCGGAGGGCACCGGCAAGGACGAGGACGAGGAGCCCTCGACCCTCGCCGAGGCCGTCAAGCGCGCGGCGGCCGAGGTCGAGGACAAGCACGGCGTGCCGCTGGAGGTCGTGGTCGTCGGCGACTGCCCGCTCGACGAGAAACTGGGCGCGCAGATGCAGGCCGCGCGCGAGGCGATGGTCAACGCCGCCAAGTACGGTGGCGAGGGCGGGCCGGTGCAGGTGTACGCGGAGGTGGAGGGCCGGATGGTCTTCGTCTCCGTGCGGGACCGCGGCCCCGGCTTCGACCTGGACGCGGTGCCGGACGACCGGATGGGCGTAAGAGAATCGATCATCGGCCGGATGCAGCGCAACGGCGGATCGGCACGGCTGAGATCCGTGCCGGGCGGGGGCACCGAAGTGGAGCTGGAGATGGAGAGGGCGGACGGATGA
- a CDS encoding GMC oxidoreductase: MTAVPPAQNQAEDGSYDYDVVVVGSGFGGSVTALRLTEKGYRVGVLEAGRRYTRESLPKNSWDLKNFLWAPTLGLYGIQRIHLLGNVMVLAGAGVGGGSLNYANTLYEPLAPFFDDPQWKDITDWRDELAPYYDQAKRMLGVRLNPTMTPSDVHLKATAQAMGIGDTFHMAPVGVFFGDGSDADGTAKARPGGEVADPYFGGAGPARKACTECGECMTGCRHGAKNTLNENYLYLAEKAGAVVHPMTTVVALTEDSRGGYAVKTLPTDNRKKGAGRTFTARRVVVAAGTYGTQTLLHRMKDTGLLPHISGRLGELTRTNSEALVGSQTTDRRYRKRHGKERADFTKGVAITSSIHPDENTHIEPVRYGKGSNSMGGLTVLQVPYGAHRVRKWLLEIVKHPTLALRSLSNRRWSERTIIGLVMQSLDNSLTTFRKPGGLGKGLLTARQGHGAPNPTQIEAATRAASLMAEEINGFAGSNVGELMGTPLTAHFLGGCPIGADAESGVIDPYHRLYGHPGISVVDGAAVSANLGVNPSLTITAQAERAMSFWPNKGEQDPRPGQGEAYVRVAAVQPASPAVPAEAFGALKLPFLGIPAVPPKKA; the protein is encoded by the coding sequence ATGACCGCGGTACCCCCTGCCCAGAATCAGGCCGAGGACGGTTCGTACGACTACGACGTCGTGGTCGTCGGCTCCGGCTTCGGCGGCTCGGTCACGGCCCTCCGGCTCACCGAGAAGGGCTACCGGGTCGGCGTCCTGGAGGCCGGCCGCCGCTACACCCGCGAGAGCCTGCCGAAGAACTCCTGGGACCTGAAGAACTTCCTCTGGGCCCCGACCCTCGGTCTCTACGGCATCCAGCGCATCCATCTGCTCGGCAACGTCATGGTGCTCGCGGGCGCCGGCGTCGGCGGCGGCTCGCTCAACTACGCCAACACCCTCTACGAGCCGCTCGCCCCGTTCTTCGACGACCCGCAGTGGAAGGACATCACCGACTGGCGCGACGAGCTCGCCCCGTACTACGACCAGGCCAAGCGGATGCTGGGCGTCCGGCTCAACCCGACGATGACCCCGTCCGACGTGCACCTGAAGGCCACCGCCCAGGCCATGGGCATCGGCGACACCTTCCACATGGCCCCGGTCGGCGTCTTCTTCGGCGACGGCTCCGACGCGGACGGTACGGCGAAGGCGCGGCCGGGCGGCGAGGTCGCCGACCCGTACTTCGGCGGCGCGGGCCCGGCCCGCAAGGCCTGCACCGAGTGCGGCGAGTGCATGACCGGCTGCCGGCACGGCGCCAAGAACACCCTCAACGAGAACTACCTCTACCTCGCCGAGAAGGCCGGCGCGGTCGTCCACCCGATGACCACCGTGGTCGCCCTCACCGAGGACTCGCGCGGCGGCTACGCCGTGAAGACGCTGCCCACCGACAACCGCAAGAAGGGCGCCGGACGCACCTTCACCGCCCGCCGGGTGGTCGTCGCGGCCGGTACGTACGGCACCCAGACCCTGCTGCACCGGATGAAGGACACCGGACTCCTTCCCCACATCTCCGGCCGCCTCGGCGAGCTGACCCGCACCAACTCCGAGGCCCTGGTCGGCTCGCAGACCACCGACCGCCGCTACCGCAAGCGGCACGGCAAGGAGCGCGCCGACTTCACCAAGGGCGTCGCGATCACCTCGTCCATCCACCCTGACGAGAACACCCACATCGAGCCGGTCCGTTACGGCAAGGGCTCCAACTCCATGGGCGGCCTCACCGTCCTCCAGGTGCCCTACGGCGCGCACCGGGTCCGCAAGTGGCTCCTGGAGATCGTCAAGCACCCGACCCTCGCGCTGCGGTCGCTGTCCAACCGCCGCTGGTCGGAGCGCACCATCATCGGCCTGGTCATGCAGTCCCTGGACAACTCCCTGACCACCTTCCGCAAGCCCGGCGGCCTCGGCAAGGGCCTGCTCACCGCCCGCCAGGGGCACGGCGCGCCCAACCCGACCCAGATCGAGGCCGCGACCCGCGCCGCCTCCCTGATGGCCGAGGAGATCAACGGCTTCGCCGGCTCCAACGTCGGCGAGCTGATGGGCACCCCGCTGACCGCCCACTTCCTGGGCGGCTGCCCGATCGGCGCCGACGCCGAGTCCGGCGTCATCGACCCGTACCACCGGCTCTACGGCCACCCGGGCATCTCGGTGGTCGACGGCGCGGCCGTCTCCGCCAACCTCGGCGTCAATCCCTCGCTGACGATCACGGCGCAGGCCGAGCGGGCGATGTCCTTCTGGCCGAACAAGGGCGAGCAGGACCCGCGGCCGGGCCAGGGCGAGGCGTACGTACGGGTCGCGGCCGTCCAGCCGGCCTCCCCGGCCGTCCCGGCGGAGGCCTTCGGCGCGCTGAAGCTGCCGTTCCTGGGCATCCCGGCGGTCCCGCCGAAGAAGGCCTGA
- a CDS encoding class II aldolase/adducin family protein has translation MTEIPAPAPAPAPVPVDRLHFAMPPVHATAGEERAHRKQRLAAALRTFGRLGYEEGVSGHITARDPEHPDCYWVNPFGAPFADLTASDLILVNGAGQVVYGDHHVNQAAFTVHAAVHRARPDVVAVAHTHSPHGRALAALGELLDPITQESCAFYQDHALYDAYTGVVVDPEEGRRIAVALGTFKAIVLRNHGLLTVGSSVDAAAWWFIAMERCAQVQLTARAAGKPVLIDHRDAVATREQLGSDLVAWINYQPLWRRISRAEPELLS, from the coding sequence ATGACCGAGATCCCGGCGCCCGCCCCCGCCCCGGCCCCCGTCCCCGTCGACCGGCTCCACTTCGCCATGCCGCCCGTCCACGCGACGGCCGGCGAGGAGCGCGCCCACCGCAAGCAGCGGCTCGCCGCCGCGCTGCGGACCTTCGGGCGGCTCGGTTACGAGGAGGGCGTCTCCGGGCACATCACCGCCCGCGACCCCGAGCACCCCGACTGCTACTGGGTGAACCCCTTCGGCGCCCCCTTCGCCGACCTCACCGCGAGCGATCTCATCCTGGTCAACGGCGCCGGACAGGTCGTGTACGGCGACCACCACGTCAACCAGGCCGCCTTCACCGTGCACGCGGCCGTGCACCGGGCCAGGCCCGACGTGGTCGCGGTCGCCCACACCCACTCCCCGCACGGCCGGGCGCTCGCCGCGCTCGGCGAACTGCTCGACCCGATCACCCAGGAGTCCTGCGCCTTCTACCAGGACCACGCCCTCTACGACGCCTACACCGGGGTCGTCGTCGACCCCGAGGAAGGGCGCCGGATCGCCGTCGCGCTCGGCACCTTCAAGGCCATCGTGCTGCGCAACCACGGACTGCTCACGGTCGGCTCCTCGGTCGACGCGGCGGCCTGGTGGTTCATCGCCATGGAACGCTGCGCCCAGGTACAGCTGACCGCCCGGGCCGCCGGCAAACCGGTCCTGATCGACCACCGCGACGCCGTCGCCACCCGCGAGCAGCTGGGCAGCGACCTGGTGGCCTGGATCAACTACCAGCCGCTGTGGCGGCGGATCAGCCGGGCGGAGCCCGAACTCCTGTCGTAG
- a CDS encoding PspC domain-containing protein, which translates to MPSPHEAPPPADAPPAPPLRRSRGQKVVAGVCGGLGRHFDLDPVIFRVALGVLAVTGGVGLIFYGFAWLVIPLAGEEDNEGRRLLTGRVSGSSLSAVLMALVGCGIFLSMLRNGGTLAFALILSVAVSGAAVWSQRRPSVAATAEEGGRIDAAAALAVAEAPPETKAPPLVEWPSWWRDPLVKDGSTGKVAIGYLWGPHGIVDKDGRVDGEVPTPGGQWGTPLPGRPTPSARVGGEPLSIGGLVFLLALMAGGLGTGLSWDGHPLGTSLQIGLAAALGVIGVGLLVSSFLGRTGFGTLCLMVLTAGLLAVASALPKEISTVWARETWRPAAVAGVQPQYELGTGVGTLDLSRLAVPAGTKVSTRVEVGAGKLEVIVPRNATVTLRAQVGLGDLQLPPDQPSRPVPPVAPTAPTDPGRSSVSPSAIPAPVPPVVPTAPTGPSGDDIDIAPDLDETRTLVPPPGVAPGGTIDLFLEVALGQVEVTRAAS; encoded by the coding sequence ATGCCTTCGCCCCACGAGGCCCCGCCGCCGGCGGACGCCCCGCCCGCCCCGCCGTTGCGGCGGTCGCGCGGGCAGAAGGTCGTGGCCGGCGTGTGCGGCGGCCTCGGCCGGCACTTCGACCTGGACCCGGTGATCTTCCGCGTCGCGCTGGGCGTGCTCGCGGTGACGGGCGGCGTCGGACTGATCTTCTACGGCTTCGCGTGGCTGGTGATACCGCTCGCGGGCGAGGAGGACAACGAGGGCCGCAGGCTGCTCACCGGCCGGGTGTCGGGCTCGTCGCTGTCCGCGGTGCTGATGGCGCTCGTGGGCTGCGGGATCTTCCTGTCGATGCTGCGGAACGGGGGGACGCTGGCGTTCGCGCTGATCCTCTCGGTCGCGGTGAGCGGGGCGGCGGTGTGGTCGCAGCGGCGGCCGTCGGTCGCCGCGACGGCCGAGGAGGGCGGCCGGATAGACGCGGCCGCGGCGCTCGCGGTCGCCGAGGCGCCGCCGGAGACCAAGGCTCCGCCGCTGGTGGAGTGGCCGTCCTGGTGGCGGGACCCGCTCGTCAAGGACGGGTCGACCGGCAAGGTCGCCATCGGTTATCTCTGGGGCCCGCACGGGATCGTCGACAAGGACGGCAGGGTCGACGGGGAGGTGCCGACGCCCGGCGGGCAGTGGGGCACCCCGCTGCCGGGGCGTCCGACGCCCTCGGCCCGGGTGGGCGGCGAGCCGCTGTCGATCGGCGGCCTGGTGTTCCTGCTGGCGCTGATGGCCGGCGGTCTGGGCACGGGTCTGTCGTGGGACGGGCATCCGCTGGGCACCAGTCTGCAGATCGGTCTCGCGGCGGCGCTCGGGGTGATCGGGGTCGGGCTGCTCGTCAGCAGCTTCCTCGGCCGCACCGGGTTCGGCACGCTGTGTCTGATGGTCCTCACGGCGGGTCTCCTCGCGGTCGCCTCGGCGCTCCCGAAGGAGATCTCGACCGTCTGGGCCCGGGAGACCTGGCGGCCGGCGGCGGTCGCCGGGGTGCAGCCGCAGTACGAGCTGGGCACCGGAGTGGGCACGCTCGACCTGTCGCGGCTCGCCGTCCCGGCGGGGACGAAGGTGTCGACGCGGGTGGAGGTCGGCGCGGGCAAGCTGGAGGTGATCGTGCCGCGGAACGCGACGGTGACGCTGCGCGCCCAGGTGGGCCTGGGCGATCTGCAGCTGCCGCCGGACCAGCCGAGCCGCCCGGTGCCGCCGGTCGCCCCGACGGCCCCGACGGATCCCGGGCGGTCGTCGGTGTCGCCGAGCGCGATACCGGCGCCGGTGCCGCCAGTGGTGCCGACCGCGCCGACGGGCCCCTCGGGTGACGACATCGACATCGCGCCGGACCTGGACGAGACCCGGACGCTCGTCCCGCCGCCGGGGGTCGCCCCGGGCGGCACGATCGACCTCTTCCTGGAGGTCGCCCTCGGACAGGTGGAGGTCACCCGTGCTGCTTCATGA
- the guaA gene encoding glutamine-hydrolyzing GMP synthase, whose translation MSSAPPAAAPDVTNPDVVLVVDFGAQYAQLIARRVREARVYSEIVPSTMPVAEMLAKNPKAIILSGGPSSVYAEGAPRLDREIFEAGVPVFGMCYGFQLMATTLGGTVDNTGAREYGRTPLHVSKSGSTLFEGTPAEQSVWMSHGDACSAAPEGFAVTASTDVVPVAAFENDEKKLYGVQYHPEVLHSTHGQQILEHFLYRGAGIEPTWTTGNVIEEQVAAIRAQVGDKRAICGLSGGVDSAVAAALVQKAIGDQLTCVYVDHGLMRKGETQQVEKDFVAATGARLVVVDAEKRFLDALAGVSDPETKRKIIGREFIRVFEQAQLEILQEEGPEVAFLVQGTLYPDIVESGGGTGTANIKSHHNVGGLPDDIEFELVEPLRQLFKDEVRMVGQELGLPDEIVQRQPFPGPGLGIRIVGEVTKERLDLLREADAIAREELTAAGLDREIWQCPVVLLADVRSVGVQGDGRTYGHPIVLRPVSSEDAMTADWSRLPYEVLARISTRITNEVADVNRVVLDVTSKPPGTIEWE comes from the coding sequence GTGTCATCAGCGCCCCCCGCTGCCGCGCCCGACGTCACCAACCCGGACGTAGTCCTCGTTGTCGACTTCGGGGCCCAGTACGCCCAGCTCATCGCCCGACGCGTCCGTGAGGCGCGGGTCTACAGCGAGATCGTCCCGTCCACCATGCCGGTGGCCGAGATGCTGGCCAAGAACCCGAAGGCGATCATCCTGTCCGGCGGCCCGTCGTCGGTCTACGCCGAGGGCGCCCCGCGCCTCGACCGCGAGATCTTCGAGGCCGGCGTCCCCGTCTTCGGCATGTGCTACGGCTTCCAGCTGATGGCCACCACGCTCGGCGGCACCGTCGACAACACCGGTGCCCGTGAGTACGGCCGCACCCCGCTGCACGTCTCCAAGTCCGGCTCCACCCTCTTCGAGGGCACCCCGGCCGAGCAGTCGGTGTGGATGTCGCACGGCGACGCCTGCTCCGCCGCGCCCGAGGGCTTCGCCGTCACCGCGTCCACCGACGTCGTGCCGGTCGCCGCCTTCGAGAACGACGAGAAGAAGCTGTACGGCGTCCAGTACCACCCCGAGGTGCTGCACTCCACGCACGGCCAGCAGATCCTGGAGCACTTCCTCTACCGCGGCGCCGGCATCGAGCCCACCTGGACGACCGGCAACGTCATCGAGGAGCAGGTCGCGGCCATCCGCGCCCAGGTCGGCGACAAGCGCGCCATCTGCGGTCTGTCCGGCGGCGTCGACTCCGCCGTGGCCGCCGCGCTCGTCCAGAAGGCCATCGGCGACCAGCTCACCTGCGTCTACGTCGACCACGGTCTGATGCGCAAGGGCGAGACCCAGCAGGTCGAGAAGGACTTCGTCGCCGCGACCGGCGCCCGCCTGGTGGTCGTCGACGCGGAGAAGCGCTTCCTCGACGCCCTCGCCGGCGTCTCCGACCCGGAGACCAAGCGGAAGATCATCGGCCGCGAGTTCATCCGCGTCTTCGAGCAGGCGCAGCTGGAGATCCTCCAGGAGGAGGGCCCCGAGGTCGCCTTCCTGGTCCAGGGCACCCTGTACCCGGACATCGTCGAGTCCGGCGGCGGCACCGGCACCGCCAACATCAAGTCCCACCACAACGTGGGCGGACTCCCCGACGACATCGAGTTCGAGCTCGTCGAGCCGCTGCGGCAGCTCTTCAAGGACGAGGTCCGCATGGTCGGCCAGGAGCTCGGCCTGCCGGACGAGATCGTCCAGCGCCAGCCGTTCCCCGGCCCCGGCCTCGGCATCCGCATCGTCGGCGAGGTCACCAAGGAGCGCCTGGACCTGCTGCGCGAGGCCGACGCCATCGCCCGCGAGGAGCTGACCGCCGCCGGTCTCGACCGCGAGATCTGGCAGTGCCCGGTCGTGCTGCTCGCCGACGTCCGCTCCGTCGGCGTCCAGGGTGACGGCCGCACCTACGGCCACCCGATCGTGCTGCGCCCGGTGTCCTCCGAGGACGCCATGACCGCCGACTGGTCGCGCCTGCCGTACGAGGTGCTCGCCCGCATCTCGACCCGCATCACCAACGAGGTCGCCGACGTCAACCGCGTCGTCCTCGACGTGACCAGCAAGCCGCCGGGCACCATCGAGTGGGAGTAG
- a CDS encoding chorismate mutase: MSTQTTTVPQQTATARTVTEQTGARTAEAAALIGDARERIDALDDRIIGLIQERMAVSAVIQEARISSGGRRVNLAREMEVLGHYRDALGKPGTALAMTMLELCRGRV; encoded by the coding sequence ATGAGCACGCAGACCACCACGGTCCCCCAGCAGACCGCCACCGCCCGGACCGTCACCGAGCAGACCGGCGCCCGGACCGCCGAGGCCGCGGCCCTGATCGGCGACGCCCGCGAGCGCATCGACGCGCTCGACGACCGGATCATCGGTCTGATCCAGGAACGGATGGCCGTCTCGGCCGTCATCCAGGAGGCCCGGATCTCCTCCGGCGGCCGGCGGGTGAACCTCGCCCGCGAGATGGAGGTGCTCGGCCACTACCGCGACGCCCTGGGCAAGCCGGGCACGGCGCTCGCGATGACGATGCTGGAGCTGTGCCGCGGCCGCGTCTGA
- a CDS encoding DoxX family protein encodes MAGRTDGTTEGPDSGGRSGGSALLTGPGVPGGWKALATRYALVPLRIFLGITFIYAGLDKLTDSSFLADTGPESIGEVMRGVRDTSALPALVDLALKSPVGFGYAIALGELAVGIGTLFGLFARVAALGGALISLSLWLTVSWQVNPYYLGNDLAYLMSWLPLLLAGAPVLSLDALLADRRRMR; translated from the coding sequence ATGGCGGGACGGACGGACGGAACGACCGAGGGCCCGGACTCCGGCGGCCGGTCCGGCGGCTCGGCTCTCCTCACCGGCCCGGGCGTCCCCGGCGGCTGGAAGGCGCTCGCCACCCGCTACGCCCTCGTGCCCCTGCGGATCTTCCTCGGCATCACCTTCATCTACGCCGGACTCGACAAGCTCACCGACTCCTCCTTCCTCGCCGACACCGGCCCCGAGTCCATCGGTGAGGTCATGCGGGGCGTCCGGGACACCTCGGCCCTGCCCGCCCTCGTCGACCTGGCCCTCAAGAGCCCCGTCGGCTTCGGCTACGCCATCGCCCTCGGCGAGCTCGCCGTCGGCATCGGCACCCTCTTCGGGCTCTTCGCCCGGGTGGCCGCGCTCGGCGGGGCGCTGATCTCGCTGAGCCTGTGGCTGACCGTCAGCTGGCAGGTGAACCCGTACTACCTCGGCAACGACCTCGCCTACCTCATGTCCTGGCTGCCGCTGCTGCTCGCCGGCGCCCCCGTGCTCTCGCTCGACGCGCTCCTCGCCGACCGCCGGCGTATGCGATAG